The following are encoded in a window of Castanea sativa cultivar Marrone di Chiusa Pesio chromosome 5, ASM4071231v1 genomic DNA:
- the LOC142635042 gene encoding uncharacterized protein LOC142635042 has protein sequence MPGIDPTVIVHRLNVSPSFSLVRQKKRVFAPERDRAIAEEVRKLQEADFIRERGIEVNPEKVKAIIELSPPRTVKEVQSLTGKIAALNSPSMPGEELFLYLAVTSEAISAALIREEGKVQKPVYFISRALRGAEERYPPMEKIAFALVTAARKLKPYFQAHTINVLTNRPLWRAMSNPESARRMALWAIELSEFDIQYQPRTAMKGQILADFVAEFTTAEEQGAEETPTFRIHTDGSSNKHVGGVGVVLHTLEGDKIECMIRLDFPTTNNEAEYEALVAGLELAIATGAKKAIVYSDSQIVTSQVNGNYDCKNERMKSYLGEVKGRTSDLQFTMIQIPREENQETNRLAKATSAEPMIVSEQVLSFVQISSLLDDISMQAVCNEDCWTAPIMAYLKEGKLPDNKENARKLKVTAARFVLIKNVLYKRGFSRPYLRCLSREEADYVMREIHEGAANGRTHPYDSSMAVRTMGVGYHGSFPYSSKAAEVLGEVGLASYRVESYDESKNNEALRLELDLIDEVRATAAQRKARYQDMMAKHYNSKVKHRDFQERNVLFGDVRRKETEPFVEHKAPEEVLPVVQQGIRQHPPPYFPYFQFIFKQL, from the exons atgccgggaatagatccaacagTTATAGTTCACAGGTTGAACGTATCGCCTTCCTTCTCTCTGGTCCGACAGAAAAAACGGGTGTTTGCCCCAGaacgagatcgagccatagcGGAGGAGGTGCGGAAGCTACaagaagcggacttcatacgcgag AGGGGCATCGAAGTCAACCCGGAGAAGGTAAAGGCGATTATAGAgctatctcctccaaggacggtgaaagaagtgcaaagcttgactGGAAAGATAGCGGCTTTAAACAG CCCATCTATGCCaggggaagaattgttcctgtacctcgCTGTCACCTCGGAAGCGATTAGTGCAGCTCTGatcagagaagaaggaaaggtgCAGAAGCCCGTGTACTTCATAAGCCGGGCATtaagaggagcagaagaaagaTATCCACCAATGGAAAAAATCGCATTTGCTCTTGTGACTGCGGCCCGGaaactcaagccatactttCAAGCGCACACCATAAACGTCCTGACAAATAGACCCCTATGGAGAGCAATGAGCAATCCCGAATCGGCTAGACGGATGGCTCTATGGGCAATAGAGCTAAGTGAGTTCGATATCCAGTATCAGCCACGGACGGCAatgaaaggacagatattggcGGACTTCGTTGCTGAATTCACTACCGCAGAGGaacagggggcagaagagacgcccactTTTAGAATTCACACGgacggatcttccaataagCATGTTGGGGGTGTGGGAGTCGTACTCCACACCCTGGAAGGAGacaagattgaatgcatgatccgtctggacttTCCTACTACTAACAATGAAGCAGAATACGAGGCCCTTGTTGCGGGACTGGAACTCGCAATAGCGACAGGAGCAAAGAAGGCGATCGTCTACTCCGATTCACAAATCGTGACCAGTCAAGTTAATGGGAATTATGATTGCAagaatgagaggatgaaaagTTACCTTGGGGAAGTAAAGGGTCGaacgagtgacctccaattcacgatgattcaaatcccaagagaGGAGAACCAGGAAACGAACCGACTTGCAAAGGCAACTTCGGCCGAACCAATGATCGTCTcggaacaggtattgtcctttgtccaaatttcatcattattagatgatATCAGCATGCAGGCGGTATGCAATGAAGATTGCTGGACAGCTCCAATTATGGCGTATCTCAAGGAGGGCAAGCTGCCTGATAACAAAGAGAACGcgaggaagttgaaggttacaGCAGCCCGATTTGTCTTAATAAAAAATGTCCTCTACAAacgaggattctcccgaccatatctaagatgtcTCAGCCGCgaagaagcagactacgtgatgagagAGATCCATGAAGGG gCAGCCAACGGAAGAACTCACCCCTATGACAgctccatggccgttcgcacaatgggggttggatatcatgggtCCTTTCCTTACAGCAgtaaggcagctgaagttcttggtg aggtTGGATTAGCGAGCTACCGTGTGGAAAGCTAcgacgagagcaagaataacGAAGCATTGCGTTTAGAACTTGACCTTATAGACGAGGTCAGGGCAACAGCTGCACAAAGAAAGGCCCGATaccaggacatgatggcaaagcattacaactccaaggttaaGCACAGGGACTTCCAG gaaaggaacgtactattTGGAGACGTTAGACGGAAGGAAACTGAGCCATTCGTGGAACACaaagcacctgaagaagtactaccagtagtgcagCAGGGCATAAGACAACACCCACCTCCTTATTTCCCATATTTCCAGTTCATTTTTAAACAGTTGTAG
- the LOC142637411 gene encoding putative UPF0481 protein At3g02645 → MSSSQPTMSSQSDSKFDEIRWVIQIRRTLEEELEETIEVPVCIFNVPKALMVSDPESYTPQQVALGPYHYWRPELYEMQRYKLAAAKRSQKQLQCLCFQNLVDQLIEFEPRIRACYHKYLDFNGETLAWMMGIDASFMLEFLQIYAIQEGKVITRVSSRMSHFVDHAGRKSAHNTILRDMVMLENQIPLFVLRKMLEFQFSSLEAADDMLLSMLVGLCKELSPFKLVEELPKIPVPDCAHLLDFMYHMIVPKVEEPSEIIEVEDHNEDMQGKEKSSSDSSYVKQLLDVIWNMLSKLNRGPISLIKKVLVSRPVKVVLKLPWTILSNLPGFAILKQPVEYFFFSQDKAEVKPEDETSGLNSNINKPPLVEEITIPSVSDLSKAGVKFLPTNGGILTITFDVKTVTFYLPTVSLDVNTEVILRNLVAYEASNASGPLVFTRYTELMNGIIDTEEDVKVLRERGIILNRLKSDGEVANLWNGMSKSIRLTKVPFLDKVIEDVNKHYNGRWSVKSEKFFKIYVFGSWQFLTLLAAVMLLVMMAMQAVCSVYSCARILRINTTQ, encoded by the coding sequence ATGTCTTCTTCACAACCTACAATGTCCTCACAATCTGATTCCAAATTTGATGAGATCCGATGGGTCATTCAGATCCGTCGAACCCTTGAAGAAGAGCTTGAGGAGACTATTGAAGTCCCAGTGTGCATATTCAATGTCCCTAAAGCCCTTATGGTTAGTGATCCAGAGTCTTATACTCCACAACAAGTTGCTCTTGGTCCTTACCACTATTGGCGTCCAGAGCTCTATGAGATGCAAAGGTATAAGCTAGCTGCAGCAAAAAGATCTCAAAAGCAACTCCAATGTCTTTGCTTCCAAAATCTTGTTGACCAATTGATAGAGTTTGAGCCAAGGATCCGAGCGTGCTATCATAAGTACTTGGACTTCAATGGCGAAACTTTAGCATGGATGATGGGCATTGATGCATCATTCATGCTCGAGTTCCTTCAAATTTACGCCATTCAAGAAGGAAAGGTGATAACGAGAGTTTCCTCTAGGATGTCACACTTCGTGGACCACGCAGGAAGAAAGTCGGCACATAATACAATTCTTAGAGATATGGTAATGCTAGAGAATCAAATTCCTTTATTTGTATTAAGGAAGATGTTGGAATTCCAATTCTCATCTTTAGAAGCTGCCGATGATATGTTGCTTTCAATGTTAGTGGGGTTATGCAAGGAGCTTTCACCATTCAAGCTtgtggaagaattgccaaagaTTCCAGTTCCAGATTGTGCACACTTGCTAGACTTTATGTACCACATGATCGTGCCGAAAGTGGAAGAACCATCAGAAATAATTGAAGTTGAGGATCATAATGAAGACATGCAAGGCAAGGAAAAATCATCTTCAGATTCAAGTTATGTGAAACAACTTCTCGATGTGATTTGGAACATGCTTTCCAAACTAAACCGTGGTCCAATAAGCCTCATCAAGAAGGTACTAGTCTCTAGACCTGTAAAAGTCGTTCTAAAATTGCCTTGGACAATCCTCTCTAACCTTCCCGGATTCGCAATCTTAAAACAACCCgttgagtatttctttttctctcaagaCAAAGCAGAGGTCAAGCCAGAAGATGAAACTTCAGGCTTAAACAGTAACATCAATAAACCACCATTGGTAGAGGAAATCACAATCCCTTCTGTGAGTGATCTCTCAAAAGCTGGAGTCAAATTCTTACCCACAAATGGTGGCATTTTAACCATTACTTTTGACGTAAAGACAGTCACTTTTTACCTCCCCACCGTTAGTTTAGATGTTAACACTGAGGTGATATTGAGAAACTTAGTGGCATATGAAGCTTCAAATGCATCAGGGCCATTGGTTTTTACACGTTACACTGAGTTAATGAATGGGATTATTGATACTGAGGAGGATGTGAAAGTACTTAGAGAAAGAGGGATCATTTTGAACCGATTGAAGAGCGATGGAGAGGTGGCAAACCTTTGGAATGGAATGAGCAAGTCAATCAGATTGACGAAAGTACCATTCTTGGACAAAGTGATTGAAGACGTGAACAAGCATTACAATGGCAGATGGAGTGTCAAAAGTGAAAAGTTCTTTAAGATTTACGTTTTTGGGTCTTGGCAGTTTCTCACATTGCTGGCTGCGGTTATGCTTTTGGTCATGATGGCAATGCAAGCAGTTTGCTCTGTTTATAGCTGCGCTCGTATACTTCGAATCAACACCACACAGTGA